Proteins encoded in a region of the Elaeis guineensis isolate ETL-2024a chromosome 7, EG11, whole genome shotgun sequence genome:
- the LOC140859294 gene encoding uncharacterized protein: MGLNFDSWYRKLKIVLEYKQILYAHIDPAPEELTQNARGVIRDTYQKWLNNRTIMRCIMRAAMNDEFNRKFEDAQSDETLQVLNESFDTPDDVERHKTSCVIFNARMREGASIIDHILYMIE, translated from the coding sequence ATGGGactcaatttcgatagctggtatcgaaaacttAAGATTGTTCTAGAGTACAAGCAGATTTTGTATGCTCAtatagatccggcacctgaggagctcaCTCAGAATGCTCGTGGTGTgattcgagatacttatcagaagtggctcaataatcGAACCATTAtgcgttgcatcatgcgggcggctatgaatgatgagttcaatcgtAAATTTGAGGATGCTCAGTCAGATGAAACGCTTCAAGTGTTGAACGAGTCCTTCGAcactcctgacgatgttgagagACACAAAACATCTTGTGTTATCTTCAACGCCAGGATGAGAGAGGGGGCATCGATCattgatcatatattatacatgatcgagtaa